Proteins from one Oenanthe melanoleuca isolate GR-GAL-2019-014 chromosome 1, OMel1.0, whole genome shotgun sequence genomic window:
- the RPL31 gene encoding 60S ribosomal protein L31 codes for MAPAKKGGEKKKGRSAINEVVTREYTINIHKRIHGVGFKKRAPRALKEIRKFAMKEMGTPDVRIDTRLNKAVWAKGIRNVPYRIRVRLSRKRNEDEDSPNKLYTLVTYVPVTTFKGLQTVNVDEN; via the exons ATGGCTCCCGCAAAGAAGGGCGGCGAGAAGAAGAAGGGGCGCTCCGCCATCAACGAGGTAGTAACTCGGGAATACACCATCAACATTCACAAGCGGATCCATGGCGT GGGCTTCAAGAAGCGAGCACCACGCGCTCTCAAGGAAATCCGTAAATTTGCCATGAAGGAGATGGGCACTCCTGACGTTCGCATTGATACCAGATTGAACAAAGCAGTCTGGGCTAAAGGAATAAG GAATGTTCCTTACCGTATCCGCGTGCGTTTGTCCCGAAAGCGCAATGAGGATGAGGATTCACCCAACAAGCTGTACACTCTGGTTACCTACGTACCAGTCACAACATTCAAAG GTCTACAGACAGTCAATGTGGATGAAAATTAA